A genomic segment from Roseibium algicola encodes:
- a CDS encoding tetratricopeptide repeat protein, protein MTRAPGPLTADDLYEMALRSFGREQCATAIAYADACLKLAPGHVDAWLLQAEVHLLEERDTAALACLTRAASITPPSIVALHRLAAHYLRLGRPENALAVAEQLKNLQPNDPEIDYVLAIARSRSGRHGEAFNIFQRRLRDDPDDAGSAIEASWLALGQRDYRRGWPLWEHRFGAGVTPAAVHHLPFWDGSPPTERKILVLPEGGHGDIIWATRFLPGLKAAGASVHFLCPPALSHLLQNLQGVDIWVENAEELPGYGCEYQISLLSLPYLLGVDDPSRYPPPRLKCDPAFAERRDALLARARAPLRVGILWSGNVDYGGNADRAAQLSDFLPLAELPFVQLYSLQKGLPHRQLIEGGLGDLVIDCDDFDFAETAAMIQSLDVIVMTDSAVGHIAGAIGTPVWLLLDTFPHWYHCFEGDRSDWYPGMRFFRQQHPRDWSNVVRNVGEALKGVAESRGIL, encoded by the coding sequence ATGACCAGAGCCCCCGGCCCCCTGACGGCAGATGACTTGTACGAAATGGCGCTGCGAAGCTTCGGCCGGGAGCAATGTGCCACGGCAATTGCCTATGCCGATGCCTGCCTGAAGCTCGCTCCGGGTCATGTGGACGCCTGGCTGTTGCAGGCGGAGGTGCATCTACTGGAGGAGCGGGATACGGCTGCACTCGCCTGTCTTACCCGGGCTGCTTCCATCACGCCGCCAAGCATCGTCGCCCTGCACCGCCTTGCTGCGCACTATCTGCGCCTCGGACGCCCGGAAAATGCCTTGGCCGTGGCAGAACAGCTGAAAAACCTGCAGCCGAACGATCCTGAGATAGACTATGTCCTGGCCATCGCCCGCTCCAGATCAGGCAGGCATGGCGAGGCATTCAACATCTTTCAGAGGCGCTTGCGCGACGATCCGGACGATGCCGGTTCAGCTATCGAAGCCTCCTGGCTGGCTCTGGGGCAAAGGGACTATCGGCGTGGCTGGCCGCTTTGGGAGCATCGCTTCGGCGCCGGCGTCACTCCGGCCGCCGTTCACCACCTGCCCTTCTGGGACGGATCTCCGCCAACGGAGAGGAAAATCCTGGTTCTGCCCGAGGGTGGGCACGGCGACATCATCTGGGCCACGCGGTTTCTGCCAGGCTTGAAGGCTGCCGGCGCAAGCGTCCATTTCCTGTGTCCCCCTGCCCTGTCGCACCTCCTGCAGAACCTTCAAGGTGTCGACATCTGGGTCGAGAATGCTGAAGAGCTCCCTGGGTATGGCTGCGAGTATCAGATCTCGCTTCTGTCACTGCCTTATCTGCTTGGTGTCGATGATCCGTCCCGTTACCCACCTCCGCGCCTGAAGTGCGATCCGGCGTTTGCCGAAAGGCGGGACGCCTTGCTTGCAAGGGCGAGAGCACCGCTTCGTGTCGGAATCCTCTGGTCGGGAAACGTGGACTACGGTGGCAACGCGGACCGGGCAGCGCAGCTCTCGGATTTTCTGCCGCTCGCCGAACTGCCCTTCGTTCAACTCTACAGCCTTCAGAAAGGGCTGCCCCATCGCCAGCTTATCGAAGGCGGGTTGGGTGATCTTGTCATCGATTGCGACGATTTCGATTTTGCCGAAACCGCCGCCATGATCCAGTCGCTGGACGTCATCGTGATGACCGATAGTGCGGTGGGACATATTGCCGGGGCGATCGGCACACCGGTCTGGCTGCTGCTAGACACTTTTCCCCACTGGTATCACTGCTTTGAGGGAGATCGTTCGGACTGGTATCCGGGAATGCGTTTTTTCCGGCAACAGCATCCGCGTGACTGGAGCAATGTCGTCAGGAACGTAGGCGAAGCTCTGAAAGGAGTTGCGGAAAGCAGAGGCATTTTGTAA
- a CDS encoding tautomerase family protein, with amino-acid sequence MPLVTIDVIKNVFTPEQKHQLIEKVTEAMVAVEGEAMRPVTWVRIMEVEQGDWAIGGQRLGAADVHAMSGKKVA; translated from the coding sequence ATGCCGCTGGTTACGATCGATGTCATCAAGAACGTTTTCACCCCCGAACAGAAGCACCAGCTGATCGAAAAGGTGACCGAAGCCATGGTCGCCGTGGAAGGCGAAGCCATGCGCCCGGTCACCTGGGTCCGCATTATGGAAGTCGAGCAGGGTGACTGGGCCATTGGCGGTCAGCGCCTGGGCGCCGCGGACGTTCATGCCATGTCGGGCAAGAAAGTCGCCTGA
- a CDS encoding DUF6165 family protein produces the protein MIYIPISPAELLDKITILEIKADRISAPEKLEHVRFELASLREIYDRHMPDTGQVHTWKARLKSLNESLWSFEDDIRNCDRSQDCKDRFVDLARRIYQTNDKRAALKQEINTELGSRIVEIKSYAAVSSLQKLPLSVQDEHEV, from the coding sequence CCTCGACAAGATCACCATCCTTGAAATCAAGGCCGACCGCATATCCGCTCCGGAGAAACTGGAACACGTCCGCTTCGAATTGGCTTCGCTCAGAGAGATTTACGACCGGCACATGCCTGATACGGGCCAGGTCCACACCTGGAAGGCCCGGCTGAAAAGCCTCAATGAAAGTCTGTGGAGTTTCGAAGACGACATCCGCAACTGCGACCGATCGCAGGATTGCAAGGACCGCTTCGTGGATCTGGCACGACGCATTTACCAGACAAATGACAAACGCGCGGCACTGAAGCAGGAGATCAATACGGAACTCGGGTCTCGTATTGTCGAGATAAAATCATACGCCGCCGTCAGCAGTCTGCAGAAACTCCCCTTGTCCGTTCAAGACGAACACGAAGTTTGA
- a CDS encoding FkbM family methyltransferase translates to MTMPEFYSEYSSQALTDLRETLVGQLKHVFGPSRGGLRHEIWAVEKALGMHQQYFSQSGQDKFLNDEVLKHRTGGVFLELGGYDGLTGSNSLFFEKELGWTGLLIEPSPANFAKATSVRGCSCLNAAVGSPTPFADFLEIRAGYTQSGGLLANIAPDFLERIRRHPEHDERIAKIPVHSIREILADAGIERIDYVSLDVEGGEMAVLEEFPFETIPVEVWTIENITDSPEIPTFMAGKGYEVIEFIGIDEVYRAT, encoded by the coding sequence ATGACCATGCCGGAATTCTACAGCGAGTATTCCTCGCAAGCCCTGACAGACCTCCGGGAAACGCTTGTCGGTCAGCTGAAACATGTTTTCGGGCCGAGCCGGGGCGGCTTGCGGCACGAGATCTGGGCCGTGGAAAAGGCCCTGGGCATGCACCAGCAGTATTTCAGCCAATCCGGCCAGGACAAGTTCCTGAACGACGAGGTTCTGAAACACCGTACAGGCGGCGTTTTCCTGGAACTTGGCGGATATGACGGGCTCACTGGTTCAAACAGCCTTTTCTTCGAAAAGGAGCTTGGCTGGACCGGACTGCTGATTGAGCCGTCGCCGGCAAACTTTGCAAAGGCGACGTCCGTTCGCGGCTGCAGCTGCCTCAACGCTGCGGTCGGCTCGCCGACACCTTTCGCGGATTTCCTGGAAATCCGAGCCGGCTACACCCAAAGCGGCGGTCTGCTCGCAAACATCGCTCCGGACTTTCTGGAGAGGATCCGCCGGCACCCCGAGCACGACGAGCGCATTGCAAAGATACCGGTACACTCGATCAGGGAGATACTGGCAGACGCGGGAATTGAGCGTATCGATTATGTGTCTCTCGACGTTGAAGGTGGCGAGATGGCTGTCCTGGAAGAGTTTCCCTTCGAGACCATCCCGGTCGAAGTGTGGACCATCGAGAACATTACCGACAGTCCCGAGATCCCTACCTTCATGGCTGGAAAGGGATACGAGGTGATCGAGTTTATCGGCATAGACGAAGTCTACAGAGCAACGTGA
- a CDS encoding FkbM family methyltransferase yields MKDQTSASSLTEAFLEWYIANRHSPDLAELNDYLLNAALSARGYNNLESGETFFVKEILAATAPRLCFDIGANVGRYRLDLLNYTSADVIAFEPLLSTHGELVRNTQVYGDRIVCENVGVGNFDGEGILHFDATNPVLASFSQEVKKVSYVTNEQTVKARVTSLDTYCRVAGITAVDLIKIDTEGFETEVFEGAARVFSEIRPRFIQMEFNWHQMFRSRTLNDFAEMLPEYDVYQLLPNGWTRREPRDPLANF; encoded by the coding sequence ATGAAAGACCAGACATCCGCATCCAGCCTGACCGAGGCATTCCTGGAGTGGTACATCGCCAACCGGCACAGTCCGGATCTGGCCGAGCTGAATGACTATCTGCTGAATGCCGCCTTGTCGGCGCGGGGCTACAACAATCTGGAGAGCGGCGAGACCTTCTTCGTGAAAGAGATCCTGGCCGCCACTGCACCGAGGCTCTGTTTCGACATCGGTGCGAATGTCGGCCGATACCGTCTTGATCTGTTGAACTACACGTCCGCCGACGTCATTGCCTTTGAGCCGCTGCTCTCAACGCATGGAGAGCTGGTGCGAAACACACAGGTGTACGGCGACAGGATCGTTTGCGAAAATGTCGGGGTTGGTAACTTCGACGGCGAGGGGATACTGCATTTCGATGCAACGAACCCTGTTCTTGCCTCCTTCTCGCAGGAGGTGAAGAAGGTGAGTTATGTCACAAACGAGCAAACGGTGAAGGCGCGGGTGACGTCGCTTGATACCTATTGCCGGGTAGCCGGAATAACGGCGGTAGATCTTATCAAGATCGACACGGAAGGCTTTGAGACCGAAGTGTTCGAAGGGGCTGCCAGGGTGTTTTCCGAAATCAGGCCGCGGTTCATCCAGATGGAGTTCAACTGGCACCAGATGTTCCGCAGCAGGACGCTGAACGACTTCGCGGAAATGCTTCCAGAATACGACGTCTATCAGTTGCTGCCGAACGGTTGGACGCGGCGGGAGCCGAGAGATCCATTGGCGAATTTCTAG